In one window of Leptidea sinapis chromosome 9, ilLepSina1.1, whole genome shotgun sequence DNA:
- the LOC126966225 gene encoding ESF1 homolog: MGDILKDNRFAKYLNDPKYRQIPKHERKVKIDKRFQSMFSDDKFKVKYTVDKRGRPINDTSTENLRKYYDLDETGSSDSDSESAEEDTEGKQNEGRFVRRPAVEENDKTIETFKNDKLVGGKLDKKTKNRLLDLEIDYARGEGVLLTDSSSDEESTEVEEDSEVEHEWGELDADADTTDESTKRLAICNMDWDNIKASDLMVLLSSFLPAGGIIHSVTVYPSEYGLKRMQEEEVRGPIELTENTKIDDGLSDDGGNEEGSSYHMEKLRRYQLNRLKYYYAVVECDSVSTADKLYHECDGIEYESSATRLDCRFIPDDVQFDQEPREVCTKLPDLTKYKPRLFTTTALQQAKVDLTWDSTNPNRTEVIKGALDGKIDDLDLKEYLASSSEDECSEKDEVEEQPEDENDDPIQKYKMLLEDIEKKEEKKQNKDMEMEITWGLGIKDKAEELVKKKMSKENETATPFEKLLQKRKEKKKLRKLQQKLQEKVDSSEDNSENDNSDDVPSDVDLNDPYFAEEFNKPEFKTKAKNKKHKDQNDSNSEDERNKAELELLLDEDDGKQHFSLKKIQEAENGSKKSKRRKKLKEKMKEQKETVQDFEINLNDNRFSALYESHLYNIDPTDPNFKKTKNMEKLIQEKLKRRPADTLNLTVPKKSKQDAEIDLLVKNIKRKTKDVSIKK, translated from the exons ATGGgtgatattttaaaagataatcgttttgcaaaatatttaaatgacccTAAATACCGTCAGATACCTAAACATGAAAGGAAAGTTAAAATTGATAAGCGATTTCAGTCCATGTTTAGTgatgataaatttaaagttaaatacaCTGTGGATAAACGGGGAAGACCTATCAACGACACGTCTACTGAGAATTTGCGTAAATATTACGACTTAGATGAAACAGGAAGTTCGGATAGTGATTCGGAGTCTGCGGAAGAAGATACTGAGGGTAAACAAAACGAAGGAAGATTTGTTAGGAGACCTGCTGTTGaagaaaatgataaaacaaTTGAAACATTCAAGAATGATAAATTAGTTGGTGGAAAGTTAgataaaaagacaaaaaataGATTGCTAGATCTTGAAATTGATTATGCTCGTGGGGAAG GGGTGCTACTTACTGATAGTTCAAGTGATGAAGAGAGTACTGAAGTAGAAGAGGATAGTGAGGTGGAACATGAATGGGGAGAGCTGGATGCAGATGCTGACACAACAGATGAGTCGACAAAGAG aTTAGCAATTTGTAATATGGACTGGGATAATATAAAAGCTTCAGACCTCATGGTGCTATTAAGTTCATTTCTTCCGGCTGGTGGCATCATTCACAGTGTTACA gtATATCCGTCGGAGTATGGACTAAAAAGGATGCAAGAGGAAGAAGTCCGTGGCCCCATTGAGCTGACTGAGAACACAAAGATTGATGATGGTTTGTCTGACGATGGTGGTAATGAAGAAG GTTCATCATACCACATGGAGAAGTTGCGTCGATACCAGCTCAATAGGCTGAAGTATTACTACGCTGTGGTTGAGTGTGACTCTGTGTCAACGGCCGATAAGCTGTACCACGAGTGTGACGGTATCGAGTACGAAAGCAGCGCCACGCGGCTCGATTGTAGATTTATACCCGATGACGTGCAGTTTGATCAG GAACCACGAGAAGTCTGCACAAAATTACCAGACCTAACAAAATATAAGCCACGCTTGTTTACTACAACAGCGTTACAGCAAGCAAAAGTTGACCTCACATGGGACTCTACCAATCCCAACAGAACAGAGGTCATTAAGGGTGCTCTTGATGGGAAGATTGATGATTTGGACCTTAAGGAATACCTGGCTTCTAGCAGTGAAG ATGAATGCAGTGAAAAGGATGAAGTTGAAGAACAACCTGAAGATGAAAATGATGACcctattcaaaaatataaaatgctttTAGAAGATATTGAGAAAAAGGAAGAAAAAAAACAGAACAAAGATATGGAAATGGAAATCACATGGGGTTTGGGTATTAAAGATAAAGCAGAAGAGTTGGTAAAAAAGAAAATGAGTAAAG agAACGAAACCGCTACACCATTTGAGAAATTGTTGCAAAAGAGAAAGGAGAAGAAAAAGTTGCgaaaattacaacaaaaactTCAAGAAAAGGTTGATAGTTCAGAAGATAATTCGGAGAATGATAACTCTGATGACGTACCTTCTGACGTGGATCTTAATGATCCATACTTTGCAGAAGAATTTAATAAACCAGAGTTTAAGACaaaagcaaaaaataaaaaacataaggaCCAAAATGATAGTAACTCAGAAGACGAGAGAAATAAAGCTGAGTTGGAACTATTGCTAGACGAAGATGATGGCAAACAACATTTTAGTCTGAAAAAGATCCAAGAAGCGGAGAATGGGTCAAAGAAATCAAAACGAAGGaaaaaattgaaagaaaaaatgAAAGAACAAAAAGAGACTGTACAAGATTtcgaaataaatttgaatgataATAGATTTTCAGCTTTGTACGAGTCACATCTGTACAATATTGATCCAACAGATCCCAATTTcaagaaaactaaaaacatgGAAAAGCTTATTCAGGAGAAGTTAAAACGGAGACCTGCAGACACACTAAATCTAACTGTTCCTAAGAAATCAAAACAGGATGCTGAAATAGATTTactagttaaaaatattaagaggAAAACTAAAGATGTTTCAATAAAGAAAtga